Within the Gossypium raimondii isolate GPD5lz chromosome 12, ASM2569854v1, whole genome shotgun sequence genome, the region GACTAATAGGATATCATTCCAACTGTTTCCACACTTCCATAATCACTTGTCACTGGAAAATCATCAGAAAAGACATTTAGCAAACTACCTAAAGAAATATATCCAATCAGGCATAAACTTATCAGGGCAGCCACATATAGATATTAATCATGAAAATCTTGTAGACATCAGAGGGAAAATCAATATAACATGCATTAGCCTTCAATTGTCAACTTGAAAGAATTTGACAGGAACCATCAAAAGTATGAATTAGCCTTCCCATAGAATAAAATGTGTGGAAATATACAATTTCGACAAATATGCCTCCTCCCAAACTGTTAACACAAAGTCAAGAGTCAAATTTATAAAGAGCCTCTGCCTATTTTCTACTTATCCAATTATTGATATAGAACCAGAATTGTATTATAAACCCAATTCATCATATGTCGGGTCGATTTTTCTAATAAGCTAGATTTCAAGaagaaatggtaaaaaaaaagatagaatcaaagaaagaaaacgaACCACAATCTTTTCGTTGAGAGTATCTCTTTCTTCGAAGGTCTTGTCGAGGGTTATTTTACCAAGCTCGCTTCGCATGGTTGTTTGAGCAAGCTGAATGACGGCATAAATTGGGTTCTCAACACCATAAGAAGCAAGCTTGGGGTCAACAATCTGCAAAGGTTCCAAAGAAAATTATAGACCAGAAAGGTTATAAAAATTGagcaaaaagggaaaagaagagGAGTGGAATGGAAGAAAGACCTTAACATACAGAACGCCATCAATGAGAATGCTGACATTGTCTTTGGTAATAGCGGATTGGTCCGGGATAGGAATAGCCTCTTCCTTAAGGGAATGAACGTAGGCAATTCGATCCACGAATGGGATAAGGAAATGTATACCAGACGGCAGCGTTTTTAAGTATTTCCCGAACCTTTCTATCACGTAAGCTTTCTTCTCCGGTACTATACGGATTCCCCAATTTACTGGAGGTGCAGCCTCGTACCTAAAaaggaattgaattgaaacaaaaagTTGAAGCAAGAATTGAAATCATTTTTGGGTCTAAAGTAGAGtcaaattatacaaatatttaaaactacCTGATGCCAGGGTCGCGACCAGCGCGAAGATGACGCACGGTGGTGGCGAACGGTGGAGAAAAGAGGCGCAGAGTGGAAGAAGAATGCTGGCTGATAACGGCAGTTGAGAAGGAGGATTCCTGGAGATATCTAAGAGTCTTCACCGCTTTGTTCAGGGAATTCACTCTCCAAATCTTACCCATTTCAATCTTTGGATATTTATTCCGTTTTTTTGGGAATCTATTGGTTTCTATTTCtatgaattttcttcttcttcaaaattcGTTCTTTTTCCCCAATCAAGAAAGACGTACCAATTCCCaaaagggttttaattaataagcTCTAAAGCCATAGTAAAAcctttgaaaattgaattggaaaatcaaaatcattttctgGGAGTCACTGTTTCCGGTGAATACTGGGTGAACCGAGCTTTGTCCCATTTTCCTCTAAAGCCCAAACTACATTTTAAAGCCTTTTTTATTAAGCCTAAACCACAATTGCAATTCATAGACTTGTTGATATAACCCCAATTCAgaaatttcaaatcaatccaTCTGAATCCAAATTTTAGCCCACTCTATCTAGTCATCTAAATCTGTCCCTCTCAAATCCACATACACAAAAATTAGATATAATTTAAACTagtaacttaaaatatttaaaaccacGGTACGCTAATATGAAAAATTCAATccttaaatctaaaataactCAAACTCATTCAAAGTACAACCTCCCTTACCTTAAAATCCATTACTAGTATCATACTATGACATGATGATTAACAGTGCCACGGTTTTgtggatataattatatttgtcgagaaaaaactaatcaaaacaaaaaaaaattttaatatagacTCGAGTAGCTTGTGAGCATTAGTGTCTTATTTACGCCTCTAATTAATTCTTCTTTATAAGTTAGGTCGCTACTTCAACTAATTCAGTCAATTCTTTTTATCCgatgaaataaatcattagaattttttaatatctaaCTAGCGAATTTGATCGAGTTGACAACCTTGACTAATAAATGATCCATCACTGCAGTAAGAAATTGTAATACCAAACTCACGCGGGAATGTCCCAGGAAAAACTCAACAAAATTAAGGCACAAGTGCTTTTCAGCTGCTGTCTCATCTCCTATTGAAATTGCGGAAAACAGGCTCCAATCCAACACCAGCTGTATCTACCTATCCGTCTGGTTTTTCCGAGAAAGTTCGGTTTGCAACTTTCCCAGTGGTCACCACTCTTTCATTATTTGCACTCCATTTTTCACCACATTATCcatctatatataatttatatatgtactCATCAAAATTCGATTAATTACAATTCAATAGCCTGACAAGATAAACTTTTTGGTGGACCTTACAGGGCTTCACCGTAAAAGGGTATGTTGGTAGACATATATAGGAATCATTTATATATAGAAATCCGCCATTATTAAAGAGAGTTTCTTAGTCCAATATCCCAGAATAGTTAAAACAAACGAGGGTTTTTTGATCCATATTAAAAGTAAAGGGGCAATCCACTGTGTAAACAGTTTAATTACTTGTTTAGCTTAAATATGTCTATTATGAATATGCCAATGACTGACAATATATATGCCAATGCCAATGGCATGGAGCATCTGTTAAAAAacactttttcctttgtatttttccatttatttcttctCTCTTAGAAAACCCCATTCTTGTTCactcttcttttttgtttgtttccatCGGGAATCAGAAAACAAAAACCAGTGGCACCGACAACCGGTTTTCCGATCCCTGTTCTTTCACCCCCTTTTTCCGACGGCCATGGGAGCAATGAAGAAATGGTTGAGTTGGTCTCAAATGGTAGCCAGCATGTTGTTGGTACAACTATTTGCAACAGGGCAACAGCTTCTTTCTAAAGTTATATTGAATCAAGGAACCTTCATCTTTTCATTCATGGCTTACCGACATTTAGTCGCCGCTCTCTGTGTCGCTCCTTTTGCTTTCTTCCTGGAAAGGTTTCCTCGTTTTCATACATGTTACTTTATGTTCCCTGTTATTGTTTGGTTGCACATTGTTTTAAGGTAGCTTTTGTCTGTGTTTTTTCGCCATGGTTGCAGAGTTGATTCAAAGAAGATGGCTTGGTCGACATGGGTATGGCTCTTCATCAATGCCTTGACAGGGTAAACCATCTGTGTTTTGGTTGTTAAGCATTCCGTACATAATAAAAactcttttcttattttacttaatattaCAAAGCAAACATCAAAAGACTGAGGATGGTGTAATTTAAGATGATAAagtttgtttattaattatagagttttaaataaacaaaaattagagaATCTATACCGATTTGACCCCCGAGAAAAAccaataatttcatatatcaccaTCAACTTTCGTATCtggctttttaaaaaaaagcagaAACGAGACAttcctttctttattttccttagaCAAACATAAATACTTATCTGAATCACACAGATAAATGACGTTATTATAAGTGAAAGAAAGACTCTTGTTTTGTGGATATAGACGTCTTTGATAATGTAAGCAAAGGACAATGGAATTTATTGcctcttttaacttttaaaaggtTTTAATGAGGTGTCAGAGTGTGATTTAATGTGTTCATAATAAATATTCTACACTTGACTGgattcttttaatgttttttatttttatttttattggatttcttTAGGTATTTTAATTGATGTCAGACACGTAGCTGAATTTTAATCACCTGCCGAAAGATAAAAAGGAAAGCTAAAGATATGAAATACAACATAAACTTTGCATAAATGTACTTTAAGAATTGAATTAAAGCAATAAAGAATACGAGCAATAGGAAAGATGTTCCCCCACTTTTTTTAGAACCAATCAATACGAATTCAAGTTCAACCAAACAACTTCTGCTTAATTCAACAACCAATTTGACTTCCCATGGTATCATTTCAAGCACACACAGCTACCACTGGAATCATTGACCatgcttaattattattatgatttaatttttctaattaatcACATGAACAGGATAACAATGGCGATGGGACTGTTTTATTATGGTCTTCGAGACACAACAGCAACATATTCCACCAACTTCCTCAACATAATTCCCATTGTCACCTTTGTTTTCTCCATCTTTTTAGGGTAATACATTAAGCGATCCAATTTTGGTTTCTAGTTGCAGGCGGGAAGGGTCTAATAATAAAGgaatattgtgtttttttttttttttgtagaatgGAAAAGCTGGGATTAGGCAGCAAAGCAGGCAAAATCAAGACGGTGGGTGCAATTATATGTGTTGGAGGAGCGCTGACAACGAGTCTTTATAAGGGAAAAGCGTTCTATCTCACGCATGATCATCATCCCCATTACCACTCACCTGCTGTTGCTGCTGCCATGGCAGTCTCGAGTCCTCACTGGACTCGTGGTACTTTCATGCTCGTTGGTAGTTGCGTGTGCTATGCTACTTGGTACATATTGCAGGTATCAACTAAATGTTACAATGTCATCATCCCACTATATGTCCATTTttccctctctttttttatttttttatttcaaggaTGTTTCAATATGTTTCATTTTTAACTTTGAAACAGGTGAAGTTGCTGGAAGTATTTCCGTCGAGATATCGGGCAACGCTGATAACATGCATCATGGCGTCCGTACAATCAACAGCCATAGGCCTGTGTTTAGACAGGAGTAAGGCTGCTTGGAGAATAGAGTGGAACTTGCAGCTAGTTACTATAGTTTACTCGGTAATGTTACTAACCCATTTCTCTTTCCTATTTTTCGATTGAATTGGTCTGAGTCAGGTGAATTTAGATTGGGtttattatttaagtcaattttagttgaaaaaaattaattaaattacttttaatttggatatttttattttaaattaattttgagttcgggttaaaaaattagggttattgactttaaatttttataataaaatcaaattttagttcaaatagattagattgaatttaaggattttgaattgatatatCTAAATGAcaggtttttaagtttaaaaactTAATGCTCATCTTTGACTGGTGGAAAACGCGAGCCGAGCacaacaaaatttaagaaaaataaaatagttatgACATGACAAAAGTTGCAAGTAATATCCACGTACTAGAAttagtcatatatatatatatgatactTAAAATAGATAAGATTTTGGTTGTGCAGGGAGCACTAAGTACTGCAGCAACATTCTGCTTACTTACATGGTCGATTGCTAAGCAAGGCCCTACTTATGCCCCAATGTTCAACCCGCTGTCCTTAATATTCGTTGCCATATCAGAAGCTTTATTGCTCGGTGAACAGATGAGACTCGGAATGTATGTTCTCTTAATTCCTGGTACAAATTCAAAGCGATGCTTAAAATCTATAATTCTCTTACTCACATTTACTGCAATGGTTTCATGTTTTCAGTGTGCTAGGCACGGTTATGATAATAGTTGGATTGTACTCATTTTTGTGGGGAAGAAGGAAGGAAACGAAACCGTTAGGTCAAGCAAGTGCAGGTGATGAAACATTGACGGCGAAAGCGGATCTGGAATCGGGAGAGATGCAGTTGAAGAGCTTTGTAAGACCATCACCTGTTAAAAGCGTTTATGCTAAGGAAGGAGGAGCTCTAAAAGATAGTGTAATATCTTGGAATCAATAGGAACCCCATTTTTTTTGTGAAGGTCATGTTAATACTCAGAAATGTTAACTTACCTTAGTTCCAAGGAAACTAGCTAGGCTGTTGATTTCACAAATATTTGgatgaataatttaaaagggTTCTCTTTCAAATCAAGTAATGCAAAGTTCATGCATTTTACAGTACTGCTGAAGTGTTAATTCGCGATTACGATGACGAGCGACAGGTTTGGCATGACTTTTCCTTGTCGGCCTTGGGTCCATAATAGAGCAGGAGAAAGCCCAACTGTTATAGGGCAAGAAAGAAGGATCCACAACATGTCACGGggaaaaacattaattttatacaTGGTCGTCTATAATTCAttatgaaaagttttaaaaataaattaattgatgcCATTGAAAGGTAAGTACCGAGCTATTAAAATTCTTACTATCTAGTTTTGTCTTAACAACTCACTTTAagataaatctttaaaatattattcattagGAGTTAACTTATCTCCCAATGGTGGAGATATTATATTTGAGATGTTTGTGCTCGATTTTATCctcaagttttatttatatcacTTTTACCCACTAATGTCAGATAAGGGCATGGGTTCAAGCCCCACAAAGAGCAATTGCTCTCATTTTCTTAGTGGGCAAGACACTCCCACTTCGTGAACCTATTAAGGGTTCTCCGTGGAATCGAAAGATAAAACTTGCAGATAAAACTGAGTACAAACATCTTGAGCACAATATTTTCACTGTTGAGGGATTTATCGACTCTCGACGAACGATAATTCAAAGACTTCTTCCAATACTAGTTTGACCTCCCCTCAACAAGTCTTACATTGTGTATTTACATGTGTAGGATTTtcgtttatattttattctggTTTAAGTTTAATCTTATATTGACCTTGTTCAAATTTATTCTGGTCGTAGTAATATGAATAtactaattataattattattttatttgtttattataccggataaatttaattataggaataaattcaattgatttACTTTCGTTTAGTTTATAAAATTCTATAATGTAAatgtatcaaatatatatatgcagatgaattattgttattataataatttaaaattatagattaaacatatgtaaatatataatatttttcatttgaagGATTAAAAAGCTACGGATTTAAGAAATAAGTTGTTGCAGATGAGTTTTAATTACTGatgtaacaaaaaataaaaaggattttaGGATAAAGAAATTTAAGTCAAGGCATTTGAAAGCTATCAAAATTATACCAAGGATTATGTCAGAGCTGATAAAAAGCTATGGTGCACGAAAGATAGAGAGGGGTTATGCAGTTGGAGGCTCTATCTGAGATGAGAACGGTATTTGGCAATCTGCTTTTGCATGGAATATAGAGATTTGTAGTACTATTGAAGTTAAATTGTGGTGTACCTATAATGGATTGATGCTATTAAGGAAGATGAAGGCGAGAGCGATCCTAAAAATGGATAATTTAGCAACTTTAGATCTTATCTGTATGAAGGGCGAGATGGATTATGATAATATTGTGCTACGGAGCATAAAAGATTAATTGTTTGTGATTTGGAAATTGAGCTCAAGCATGTGTCTCGTGAAGGGATTGAATGACAATTATGGCTTTCAACTTGGAGCCAAGTATTTGTGTTTTCTCACAACCACCGGATACAATTCATCggattttacataaaatttaaatgatattgtaatacataaaatgatgacaatttagttcttattgttttatctatatttaagaattctttttatcaaaattgtataaaaattaatttttatctgtGACAGATAAAACCATATCAAACattataagttttatatcaaaatttaccaaaatcatatcagttttttttaccaaaattatataaaaggttaccaatattaattatataagaaaactaaaatttcaccaatactattaaaaaattcacCAATACTTACCATAATGCTACCAAAGGTaacaaaaatatgtataaaattcaccaaaattaatttctttttccaatgattaacaaaatatattaaattttatataaaaaacttactaaaattacatcaaaatttatcaaaaatgattcatatttatttgtgttaggGAGTGGGGTGGCATCCACATTCGTTTTGTCCTTTGTCCTTTGTCCTTCtatacatgcatgcatatatgtatatagtcCTTTTGATGGAGATAATTAGCAGATCACATGAGTCGGCACTAGAcgttaatgaaactttaataatgCGAAATAATTAACCATGTGCCTCTCTTTTTAGTTTGTTAGCTCTTTGCCTTTCTCCCTGTAGGGATGACAATCGTGTACAACGGATTGTTTTTTCTGTCTCAATTCGatgtgatttttatatattttcattttaatgttgtttcgattttatttagaattttaatattcagaatggattttggaaaaaaaaatacaatactaattaaattgttataaaattaaataaaatgtattaaaatatataaattagttatatttaaaaaaaaaaacattaagtGATTGATACAAAGTTGATACAAAGTACAACAAAGGAGAAGAGTAAAGAGGAGGTAGGAAAGAGTTAGTGGTGGTTCTATGAGAGCCGATTCACCTAAAAATGCAGAAAGCCATAAAGAAACAAGAGGACAAGTTAACTAAGGGAGAGAAACGATTTGCTTAGAATAACTTTAGGGTTGAAAAAGTCAATCTCTTATTCATCGTTGAAAAGGTATTTATAAGAGAGATGTTATCTTGTCCACTAGTGTGACGTGATAAGTTGTTATAAAGAAAGTTGTCATCATGCAAAGTGGGAAGGACATGCACCATGGGATTAGGGGCGAAATTAGGGGACTAGTAGTGCCCCgtccccctaaaatggaaaaattttcatttagatcttttaaaattttaaattagtaaatgtaaaattacactttcgcctctcctaaaaatataaatttttgatttagtcctttaaaaattataaatgtataggctattaaaatggtgaaattacatttttgctaaaaaatacaatttaatttcgcccctctaaaaaaaatttctgctTTCACCCCTGCATGAGACCCATTCCATTATGCACTCAATTAATACGAGGTTGTGACGTCTAAATAAACCCTTTATTGCATTGAGAACGTGTTCACACTTAAAGCGGGTGCTCATCTCATTATCTAGGGGTGGGTGGGCTAGTCAGGAGTGCTTATCTAGAAAATGGCCTCGAAAACAAAAGGGTGTCACTCTTCTGATCAGGACGGGTGGTCAGCTAGGACATTGCCTCAGGTGTAATAAAAAAGGAGATCAACCAGGACATTGTCTCAGGTGTAGTCAAAGAAGAAATCAACACTTTCTATCTTACTGACAACTATCCAGGTAACAAAGAGATATAACACgggtaatttaattttctttttgcgaggcaatatgaatttgatcaaaatttaattttaaaattcttaataaaaacCCACCGTCACCAAAACTGaactttcaaacaaaaaaattcaatcctATTAAATCAAGAcctctcaaatttaaattattttagtactGTAATACAcataattgtatttaatttaaaattaatcccACCATTAGCTGATCCATCTGTTCCTTTCTtcagaaaagaaaatcatattGTGCAGGAACAGGAAAATTGATAGACAGATTTGAACTTTTGATATCACCGATAGGAGCAAGACATGTGttaagattatttattttttatatattattatgattacTTAAAGAATATTGTTTCTAAGataatcataaattaaaaaatattgataatatataaGAATTAAGTACTAAGATAATGTGCAATTATGAAGATATAGTGTGATTAGAATTTAGCAAGTGATGGGTGGTTGAGAAGGCTTTGCTTTATAATCAATCATGCATCCAGATTCTACTAACAAACACCCCCCCCCCTAATCACCATACTTTATCCCTTTAATGTCCACATTATTCTCAACTactaatttttttggttttatgatgaaaagaaaaagtaattgaGATGGGGTCAATCtcaaaatgaaattgatgaGGTTTAGTAGGTCATATTCTTTATGTTTTTACACGTGTCATATAATGGTGAACTTTTTACCTTTTACAATGAGTAAGCCTCTAAATTGATTGTGTGCAACAACCCTTGCACTACACTGTAACGGCAAATTTGTATGGGGTGATCTTCGCTGGATAtaaaagctcataagagttgcaGGAACCAAGTCCCTTTCCCTTCCAAGCACCAacctcaaaattcataaaaaaaaaaacacccaaCCACCAACCTTCAATCAACCCCCGAGGCCCAAGGTGAACCACAGTCCAAACCACCACTTTAtcagtaaaaataattaacccaCTAAAGTTATTAATTTAGTAGACCCCGTAAGAGATTGAAGTTGATGTGGTTAAATCAGAAACACATTTGTCGAACATTgcatgaattaaaagaaaagttgttTGGTGGGATTGGTTTCGGCTTGGAAAGCTAAAAGAGTGGTGTTGGGTATTGAATATGATGACTCTCAAAATTCTCGAATTTCAGTGGCCTTTGGCTGTCCCAATATTGCTGAGTCATTCCCGCGTGTAAGTTGGGTATTCCCTTTCTACATTCATGAAAAATGACTCCATCCTTTCGGTCCAAAGTTGCTTTTTTCAGTACGATATTTGGAAGGCCAAACCAATATAGGCTGGGTCGGCTTTTTTCTTAAAGGATCTTCCCTTTTTTTACTTGTGGTttggttgatgaattttatGGACGGAGAAATATAACAGATCACCCTTTTGTTGGTAGAGATGGAAATGGAACAGTTGGTAGACTTTGTTTCACTATTTGGCTTAATTGTTAAATGGGATgtataatcttaaaatttattattattattttttccgtTTCGTttcaatctaatttttattatttatttttaatatttttaaagtcacgtaaatatttaaatataattctttaaaaaaatatttaaatataaaatatatgatctttttaataatatattattacatattttcccttttaatagttatatataaggataaaataataattttatataatagaaCAGAATGAGGCAAGCAATTACTAAAATCACTTCATACACATTgtctaaaaagaaaaatccacCCACCCATCCCACGTccacttttcaaagaaaaatccACTCTACATGGAGCATATCGATTCAAAATCTATGGAGCGATTCGAGTTTTGCCATCCCTATTTGTTGGTAAAGAATACTTGATATTTTATAGAAGGTTTCTATGATGTATCACCAATTCATGTGTAGAGTTAAtgaaaaatagtgaaattttatACCTAAACTTCAAATTCAAGAgttattaatatgtatttatgatAGTTAGGATTAATATTcaattatgtttatataaaattattagtatttatttttaagtcttccataatttttttgttttatttaatgatgGGGTGTTATGATATTATTCACCGATAATGCATGAGACTCATGCGTCAACaatgcatcaaatattattcctttttgtattttatacttttttgcatattaaaatttgacaagttttagttttatatttttggaatcttAGCTCTTGGCCTCGTCACACTTCGTGGGTTTGAACCAGAAAAGTAATCCTATTTGTAATGTATGAGTTAGTGAGTTAAATGTAAAtgtatcaaaaaaaaatctatactCTTTCATGCGTTTTTTCATGTCAtcatataaatgtttttaaaaataagacacttcaaaataaagaaattaaaatggttaaattaattttataatagagattaatcctaaaatatatatatgctaccGGGGATTGACttagaatttaaccaaaaataatatgcTTGATTCattgttttgaatttaaattaattgaattatcatAATCTAGTGATTAGGGTTTAGTACCCTTGTGATCTATTAAAAGTCAGATCAAACTGTTATCTTGGAGCTTTTCGAAAACCTAAGAAagaagtaaaggaaaaaaaggttatgaaaatagtaaaaagaatggaaaaagaaGCTTTGTGATTTGAATCGAAGGTGATTATCCCATGTGATATATCAACTTTACTTTTGTGATCTCTACACGCAATCAATTGGATACATTTTTGGGATCCCAAAATAGCCCATGCTTAATAGGTCTATGGTTTGGATTTTGAAAAGGGGTACCAACATGAAGCATGCATATATAATCCAAATAAGACAAAGTTTTAAGTAGTTAAAACGTTGATGTACAGTAAAGCTAAAATGGACAGACAGTCATGTGTATCCAATTTCCAAAGCTAAGTGTTAAGTAATCAGTAGGTGGAAGACGGTACAAAATCATGTTCCACACAACTGGTTTTTGAAGGCAAGGTAAGTGCTTGGAAGACGTAATCATCAaacattatatgttttttaCCAACAGTGATGTCTCACAATATTGTTATATATTCtctcaataaaatttgaaatataaataaataaaatcataattttaaacgTCAACCACTCTTGatgcttaatttggtaattGGTACtccaaataaataattaattaaatcattcattcgAATCCGATGCAGGGACCCCCCGGAGTTTAATTCAACTATAACCGTTAAAGCCGACAGAATCAGTTAACCCCACTGATGCAGACGTGGCAAACAAGCCATGCATCTTTAAGAAACCAGATTGAGATtctatttattagttttttt harbors:
- the LOC105765399 gene encoding WAT1-related protein At5g64700 → MGAMKKWLSWSQMVASMLLVQLFATGQQLLSKVILNQGTFIFSFMAYRHLVAALCVAPFAFFLERVDSKKMAWSTWVWLFINALTGITMAMGLFYYGLRDTTATYSTNFLNIIPIVTFVFSIFLGMEKLGLGSKAGKIKTVGAIICVGGALTTSLYKGKAFYLTHDHHPHYHSPAVAAAMAVSSPHWTRGTFMLVGSCVCYATWYILQVKLLEVFPSRYRATLITCIMASVQSTAIGLCLDRSKAAWRIEWNLQLVTIVYSGALSTAATFCLLTWSIAKQGPTYAPMFNPLSLIFVAISEALLLGEQMRLGIVLGTVMIIVGLYSFLWGRRKETKPLGQASAGDETLTAKADLESGEMQLKSFVRPSPVKSVYAKEGGALKDSVISWNQ